A genome region from Pseudomonas sp. S06B 330 includes the following:
- a CDS encoding histidine kinase, which translates to MMANESLTSSVLQDFLVDAQVLLTQAEECLQHLQLIDNDPDACHCLTDTLATLVARAQSLGLVEVASYAKQLQNLLDTAHTPSHLPGEALPALDECLTLLAWQLELVDPRTGHLGLDTDEQVVLLDNLAAALNPSLACASCTSNMTPCDHSPHTPSAAVSRPTLGN; encoded by the coding sequence ATGATGGCTAACGAATCACTCACCAGCAGCGTCCTGCAGGACTTTCTGGTGGACGCCCAAGTCTTGCTGACCCAGGCTGAAGAGTGCTTGCAGCACCTGCAACTGATCGACAATGATCCAGATGCCTGCCACTGTCTCACCGACACCCTGGCCACTCTGGTCGCTCGCGCCCAGTCTCTGGGTCTGGTGGAAGTGGCCAGCTACGCCAAGCAGCTGCAAAACCTTCTCGACACGGCCCACACCCCCTCACACCTGCCAGGCGAAGCCTTGCCGGCCTTGGACGAGTGCCTGACCTTGCTGGCCTGGCAACTGGAGCTGGTTGACCCGCGCACCGGCCACCTGGGGTTGGATACCGATGAGCAAGTGGTGCTTTTGGATAACCTTGCAGCAGCCTTGAATCCCTCATTGGCCTGCGCGTCCTGCACCTCGAACATGACCCCTTGCGACCATTCACCGCACACCCCAAGCGCGGCAGTTAGTCGACCAACTCTGGGCAACTAA
- a CDS encoding MOSC domain-containing protein encodes MQLSALYRYPLKSARSQALQSSSLDALGLSGDRRWMLVERDNGRFLTQRAYPQMGQLSALHSVTGELTLEAPGRAALTVAVPQADSDLRGVTIWRDTFRVPDAGDVAAQWLSEFIGKDVRLVHVPEQRTRFLPGGYGLNSDRVAFADGFPLLLIGQASLDDLVRRVGRPLEMLRFRPNLVVEGAQPYAEDGWKRIRIGEMEFRVLKPCERCIMTTIDPQTGERSADREPLATLKTYRQKEGDVLFGQNLVADGSGVLEVGMPVTVLE; translated from the coding sequence ATGCAATTGAGTGCGTTGTACCGATATCCGCTCAAGTCCGCGCGCAGCCAAGCGTTGCAGTCGTCTTCGTTAGACGCGCTGGGATTAAGTGGTGATCGTCGCTGGATGCTGGTGGAGCGCGACAATGGCCGCTTCCTGACCCAGCGTGCCTATCCGCAGATGGGTCAGTTGAGTGCGTTGCACAGCGTTACTGGCGAACTGACCCTCGAAGCCCCCGGGCGGGCTGCGCTGACGGTTGCCGTGCCGCAAGCGGACAGCGATCTGCGCGGTGTGACGATCTGGCGCGACACCTTTCGTGTTCCGGATGCTGGGGATGTCGCTGCGCAATGGCTCAGCGAATTTATCGGCAAGGACGTACGCTTGGTCCATGTGCCCGAGCAGCGTACACGCTTCTTGCCTGGCGGCTACGGCCTGAACAGTGACCGGGTGGCTTTTGCTGACGGCTTCCCTCTCTTGCTGATTGGCCAGGCGTCGCTCGACGATCTGGTGCGACGTGTCGGTCGCCCGTTGGAAATGTTGCGTTTTCGTCCCAACCTGGTGGTGGAGGGCGCGCAACCCTATGCTGAAGATGGCTGGAAGCGAATCCGTATCGGCGAGATGGAGTTTCGCGTGCTCAAACCTTGCGAGCGCTGCATCATGACCACCATCGACCCGCAGACCGGTGAGCGCAGTGCTGATCGCGAGCCACTGGCGACACTTAAAACCTATCGGCAGAAAGAGGGTGATGTGCTGTTTGGGCAGAACCTGGTGGCTGACGGCAGTGGCGTGCTGGAGGTGGGAATGCCGGTGACAGTGCTGGAATAG
- a CDS encoding response regulator produces the protein MTCKLLLVDDHSLIRAGVRALVSDIPGYTVVGEGNDGSQVAELVLQLDPDIVLLDISMRSTNGLDALTQLRARGCRSKVLILSMHTDPELIMQALESGAHGYLLKDTTATELEQALAALRSDERYLSPAIAHTVINQALLRAQTTKPQAVENHNLTARQLEILRLIVRGKSTREIAHGLGLSIKTVETHRSQIMKRLQIYDVAGLVLFAVREQIISLDD, from the coding sequence ATGACCTGTAAATTGCTCCTGGTAGACGACCACTCACTGATTCGCGCCGGGGTCCGTGCGCTGGTCTCGGACATTCCTGGTTACACAGTGGTGGGCGAAGGCAATGATGGCAGCCAGGTGGCCGAACTGGTGCTGCAACTGGACCCGGACATCGTCCTGCTGGACATATCCATGCGCTCAACCAACGGCCTCGACGCCCTGACCCAACTACGTGCCAGGGGCTGCCGCAGCAAAGTGCTGATCCTGTCAATGCACACCGACCCTGAGCTGATCATGCAAGCGCTGGAAAGCGGTGCCCATGGCTACTTGCTCAAGGACACCACCGCCACCGAACTGGAACAGGCGCTAGCAGCCTTGCGCAGCGATGAACGCTACCTCAGCCCGGCCATTGCCCATACGGTGATCAATCAGGCGTTGTTGCGCGCCCAGACAACCAAACCGCAAGCGGTGGAAAACCACAACCTGACCGCCCGTCAGCTGGAAATCCTGCGCCTGATCGTGCGCGGCAAATCCACCCGTGAAATTGCCCACGGGCTGGGATTGAGCATCAAAACCGTCGAAACTCACCGCTCGCAGATCATGAAGCGCCTGCAGATCTATGACGTCGCCGGACTGGTGCTGTTTGCGGTGCGCGAGCAGATCATCAGCCTTGATGACTGA
- a CDS encoding transglycosylase SLT domain-containing protein — protein MRSRLFNLVSCLLLSASAASVAQATDITVQRQYYDEAKRALAKGDKGPYLRYAQALSDYPLTPYLAYDELTARLKTASNAEIEKFLAAHGDLPQANWMKLRWLRWLAERGDWATFTRYYDPKLNFTELDCLNGQYQLSHGQRAEGFASAKKLWLVGKSQPAACDALFDRWAAEGQLTEQMRWERTKLAAQARNYALANSLTKNLTTLAPQGRLLVDVAQKPQLLNQPGRFVPVNEAMSDVVSLGLRRLARQDPERAMSLLDDYANRMHFSRDEKVAIAREIGLTLARRYDPRALDLMTRYDPELRDNTVTEWRLRLLLRLGRWEDAYDLTKRLPQDLATSSRWRYWQARSLELAQPKNPQIPSLYQTVARERDFYGFLAADRAKTPYQLNNKPLVLSQALMNKVRNTPGIRRALEFHARGQIVDGRREWYHVSRHFNRDEMVAQARLAYDMRWYFPAIRTISQAKYWDDLDIRFPMAHRDTLVREAKVRGLHSSWVFAITRQESAFMEDARSSVGASGLMQLMPATAKETARKFSIPLASPSQVFNPDKNIQLGAAYLSQVHSQFNGNRVLASAAYNAGPGRVRQWLRGADHLSFDVWVESIPFDETRQYVQNVLSYSVIYGQKLNSPQPLVDWHERYFDDQ, from the coding sequence ATGCGCAGCCGCCTGTTCAATCTAGTTTCCTGCCTGCTTCTCTCGGCCTCTGCGGCCAGCGTCGCCCAGGCCACCGACATCACCGTGCAGCGCCAGTATTACGACGAGGCCAAGCGCGCCTTGGCCAAAGGCGACAAGGGCCCGTACCTGCGCTACGCCCAGGCACTGAGCGATTACCCGCTGACCCCCTACCTGGCCTACGACGAGCTGACAGCGCGCCTGAAAACCGCGAGCAATGCCGAGATCGAGAAATTCCTCGCCGCTCATGGCGACCTGCCCCAGGCCAACTGGATGAAGTTGCGTTGGTTGCGCTGGCTGGCCGAGCGTGGCGATTGGGCCACCTTCACCCGCTACTACGATCCCAAGCTCAACTTCACTGAACTGGACTGCCTCAATGGCCAGTACCAACTGAGCCACGGCCAGCGTGCTGAAGGCTTTGCCTCGGCTAAAAAGCTCTGGCTGGTGGGTAAGTCCCAGCCGGCCGCCTGTGATGCCTTGTTTGATCGCTGGGCAGCTGAAGGCCAGCTGACTGAACAAATGCGCTGGGAGCGCACCAAGCTGGCAGCCCAGGCTCGCAACTATGCGCTGGCCAACAGCCTGACCAAAAACCTCACCACGCTGGCGCCCCAAGGCCGCTTGCTGGTCGATGTGGCGCAGAAGCCGCAGCTTTTGAATCAACCCGGACGCTTCGTACCCGTCAACGAGGCCATGTCCGACGTCGTCAGCCTGGGCCTGCGCCGACTGGCGCGCCAAGACCCGGAGCGAGCCATGAGCTTGCTGGATGACTATGCCAACCGCATGCATTTCTCCCGCGACGAAAAAGTCGCCATCGCCCGGGAAATCGGCCTGACCCTGGCGCGTCGTTACGACCCGCGGGCGCTTGATCTGATGACTCGCTACGACCCGGAGCTGCGCGACAATACCGTCACCGAATGGCGCCTGCGCTTGTTGCTGCGCCTGGGCCGCTGGGAAGATGCCTACGACCTGACCAAACGCTTGCCCCAGGACCTGGCCACCAGCAGCCGTTGGCGCTACTGGCAAGCCCGCAGCCTGGAGCTGGCGCAGCCGAAGAACCCGCAGATCCCGTCGCTGTACCAGACCGTCGCTCGCGAGCGTGATTTCTATGGCTTCCTCGCCGCCGACCGGGCCAAAACGCCTTATCAGTTGAACAACAAGCCGCTGGTGCTGAGCCAGGCGCTGATGAACAAAGTGCGCAATACCCCCGGTATTCGCCGCGCCCTGGAGTTCCATGCCCGCGGCCAGATTGTCGACGGCCGCCGCGAGTGGTACCACGTCAGCCGCCACTTCAACCGCGACGAAATGGTTGCCCAGGCGCGCCTGGCCTATGACATGCGCTGGTACTTCCCGGCAATCCGCACGATCAGCCAGGCAAAGTACTGGGATGACTTGGACATCCGCTTCCCGATGGCCCACCGCGACACCCTGGTGCGTGAAGCCAAAGTACGCGGCTTGCACTCAAGCTGGGTGTTCGCGATCACTCGTCAGGAAAGCGCCTTCATGGAAGACGCCCGCTCCAGCGTCGGTGCCAGCGGCCTGATGCAATTAATGCCGGCTACCGCCAAGGAAACTGCACGCAAGTTCAGCATTCCTTTGGCCTCTCCCTCGCAAGTGTTCAATCCGGACAAGAATATCCAGCTGGGGGCGGCTTACCTGAGCCAGGTGCACAGTCAGTTCAATGGCAACCGGGTGCTCGCCTCGGCCGCCTACAACGCAGGCCCCGGCCGCGTGCGGCAATGGTTGCGTGGCGCTGACCACCTGAGCTTCGATGTCTGGGTGGAGTCGATTCCGTTTGATGAGACCCGTCAGTACGTGCAGAACGTGCTGTCCTACTCGGTGATCTACGGGCAGAAACTCAACTCGCCGCAGCCGTTGGTGGACTGGCATGAGCGTTATTTTGACGATCAGTAA
- a CDS encoding sensor histidine kinase: MLLSLNRFKLRRPGAALLRGFTALLCLASISASLVLYLYALPMPVGVLILQLVAMLSIGWHLRHWARSIAMRPAELADRLLKVQESERQRLSRELHDDIGQLLTAAKLQADWLQRRVPDELQEHCRTLRRTLDDTLANVRDVSAILNPRQLASLGLEASLRAHLLRTLENTSVHWSLECRQRLGGIPEDMAIAAFRITQEAVTNMLRHASAHNLVVSIARRSEGLALSISDDGQGFMPASNPADEGQRGMAGMLERTALLNGTLSISSQPGHGTRIDALFPWPARTLERAKTSNAHDL; this comes from the coding sequence ATGCTCTTAAGCCTCAATAGATTCAAGCTCCGGCGGCCCGGGGCCGCTCTACTGCGCGGGTTTACCGCACTGCTGTGCCTGGCTTCGATCAGCGCCAGCCTGGTGCTGTACCTGTACGCACTACCGATGCCGGTCGGCGTACTGATCCTGCAGCTAGTGGCGATGCTGAGCATTGGCTGGCACCTGCGCCACTGGGCACGCTCGATTGCCATGCGCCCGGCTGAACTTGCCGACCGCCTGCTCAAGGTTCAGGAAAGCGAGCGCCAACGCCTGAGCAGGGAGCTACACGACGATATCGGCCAACTGCTGACGGCTGCCAAACTTCAGGCTGACTGGCTGCAACGCCGCGTGCCGGATGAATTGCAAGAGCACTGCAGAACCCTGCGCCGCACCCTGGACGACACCCTGGCCAATGTTCGCGACGTCTCGGCCATTCTCAACCCACGCCAGCTGGCGAGCCTGGGACTGGAAGCCAGTTTGCGCGCACACCTGCTGCGTACTCTGGAAAACACCAGCGTGCACTGGAGTCTTGAATGCCGCCAGCGCCTGGGCGGGATCCCCGAAGACATGGCCATCGCTGCCTTTCGCATCACCCAGGAGGCGGTCACCAACATGCTCCGCCATGCCAGCGCACACAATCTGGTGGTCTCCATCGCGCGGCGATCCGAAGGGCTGGCCTTGTCCATCAGTGACGACGGCCAGGGTTTCATGCCTGCCAGCAACCCCGCAGACGAAGGACAGCGTGGCATGGCCGGGATGCTGGAACGCACCGCCCTGCTCAACGGCACCCTATCGATCAGCAGTCAGCCGGGCCATGGCACCCGCATTGACGCCCTGTTCCCCTGGCCTGCGCGCACCCTTGAACGCGCCAAGACAAGTAACGCCCATGACCTGTAA
- a CDS encoding chemotaxis protein CheV yields MAGILDTVDQRTQLVGENRLEILMFRLAGRQLFAINVFKVQEVLQMPKLTLMPQRHPFVCGVVNLRGQTLPVIDLSQAIGMRPLEPGPGSTIIVTEYNRSVQAFLVGGVDRIVNMNWEAIMPPPSSAGRQHYLTAISKVDEQLVEIIDVEKVLAEIVPYSAKVSREKLDDPVLARARGREVLLVDDSTVALAQLRETLSQLGVKMHVASDGLKALRMLKGWADAGEDMCEKLLMIFTDAEMPEMDGYRLTTEIRNDPRLRPLHVVLHTSLSGSFNESMVKKVGCDNFLSKFQPDKLVDVVRQRLMLDEATA; encoded by the coding sequence ATGGCCGGCATTCTCGACACAGTAGACCAAAGAACACAGTTGGTAGGTGAGAACCGCCTGGAAATCTTGATGTTTCGCCTGGCCGGTCGGCAATTGTTCGCAATTAATGTGTTCAAGGTGCAGGAAGTGCTGCAGATGCCCAAGTTGACCTTGATGCCGCAGCGCCATCCTTTCGTGTGTGGTGTGGTCAACCTGCGTGGGCAGACGCTCCCGGTGATTGACCTGTCCCAGGCCATTGGCATGCGTCCGCTTGAGCCAGGGCCGGGAAGCACGATTATCGTCACCGAGTACAACCGTTCGGTGCAGGCGTTCCTGGTCGGTGGGGTGGATCGCATCGTCAACATGAACTGGGAGGCCATCATGCCACCGCCCAGCAGTGCCGGGCGCCAGCATTACCTGACAGCAATCAGCAAGGTCGATGAGCAGTTGGTGGAAATCATCGACGTGGAAAAAGTCCTCGCCGAAATCGTCCCGTACAGTGCCAAGGTCTCGCGCGAAAAGCTCGACGATCCGGTGCTCGCACGTGCCCGTGGCCGTGAGGTGCTGCTGGTGGACGACTCCACCGTAGCCTTGGCTCAACTGCGCGAAACCCTGTCCCAGTTGGGGGTGAAAATGCATGTTGCCAGCGATGGTCTGAAGGCCTTGCGTATGCTCAAGGGCTGGGCTGATGCTGGTGAAGACATGTGTGAAAAACTCTTGATGATCTTCACCGATGCCGAAATGCCGGAGATGGACGGCTATCGCCTGACCACTGAAATTCGCAATGACCCGCGCCTGCGTCCGTTACACGTGGTGTTGCACACCTCGTTGTCGGGAAGCTTCAACGAGTCGATGGTAAAGAAGGTCGGCTGTGACAACTTCCTCTCTAAGTTCCAGCCCGATAAATTGGTTGATGTCGTACGTCAGCGTCTGATGCTGGATGAAGCGACGGCCTGA
- the yegS gene encoding lipid kinase YegS, translating into MTQHKTLVILHGKQATNEQVRAAVGAMRERGWVLDVRLTWEAGDAARLVDEAAVGGYEHIVAGGGDGTLRDVAEAMTRTSSQASLVLLPLGTANDFARAAGVPLEPELALGLLEAPAHAIDLGQVGEQVFLNMATGGFGSQVTANTSEDLKKVLGAAAYLFTGLSRFSELSAASVALHGPDFHWQGDLLALGIGNGRQAGGGHVLCPQAQVDDGLLDISILPAPQEVVGTLRSLLSDGLGLDNLFVRARLPWVQIKSSQGLDINLDGEPLQGDSLRFEVLPAALRVHLPPYSPLLSHQG; encoded by the coding sequence ATGACGCAGCACAAGACACTCGTGATCCTGCATGGCAAGCAGGCCACCAACGAGCAGGTGCGGGCCGCCGTAGGTGCCATGCGTGAGCGTGGCTGGGTACTGGATGTTCGCCTGACCTGGGAAGCCGGTGATGCTGCGCGTCTGGTCGACGAGGCTGCAGTCGGCGGCTATGAGCACATCGTCGCTGGCGGTGGTGACGGCACCTTGCGCGATGTTGCCGAAGCCATGACCCGCACTTCGAGCCAGGCAAGCCTGGTGCTTCTGCCGCTGGGCACGGCCAATGATTTCGCTCGGGCGGCGGGTGTGCCGCTGGAGCCTGAACTGGCCCTTGGGTTGTTGGAAGCGCCAGCCCATGCCATCGATCTGGGGCAGGTGGGTGAACAGGTGTTTCTCAACATGGCCACGGGCGGCTTTGGCAGCCAAGTCACCGCCAACACCTCCGAAGACCTGAAGAAGGTGCTGGGGGCGGCGGCATACTTGTTCACCGGTTTGTCGCGCTTCAGTGAGCTCAGCGCTGCTTCGGTAGCCTTGCATGGGCCGGATTTCCACTGGCAGGGAGACTTACTGGCGCTGGGGATTGGCAACGGGCGACAGGCCGGAGGTGGGCATGTGCTGTGTCCGCAGGCGCAGGTCGATGACGGCTTGCTGGATATCAGTATTTTGCCGGCTCCGCAGGAGGTGGTGGGCACCTTGCGCAGTCTGCTCAGCGATGGTCTGGGCCTGGACAATTTGTTTGTGCGGGCACGTTTGCCCTGGGTGCAGATCAAGAGCTCACAAGGCCTGGATATCAATCTCGACGGTGAGCCGCTACAGGGTGACAGCTTGCGCTTCGAGGTGCTGCCTGCGGCCTTGCGGGTGCATCTGCCTCCCTATTCGCCGTTGCTCAGTCATCAAGGCTGA